The sequence below is a genomic window from Providencia rettgeri.
TTGGTGGAAATTACTACTAATGCCACTTAGTGCCCACGACACAATTCCCATAATCGATAAGATAATAAAACCAGGAATAAGTGCAGAAAATGAGCGTGAGACGGATGGAGGTACGCTATCTGGCAATCTAATCACCCAATTACGGCGAACAATAAAAGCGAACATTTCAGCAACGACTAGACCAAGAATGATCCCTGAAATGATATTTGCCCCACCGAGCCAATTAGCGCCAACAGCATAAGCACCATTAACGTCATAAGGCGTGACTGTCATAAAAGAAGCAACAGCCAACAAACCAGCAGCGAGTGGATCAACTTTTCTCTCTTCTGCAAGTGCCATTGCAATGAAGAAAGGCGCCATTAAGGACATAATCCCCAATGTCCCGTTATAAACATTTCCACCGATAACTTTAAAACCATTTAGTGTTTCTATCGTTGATGGCTCTAGTCTAACCCCCAAAGAATAGAAAAATGACCCTGTATCAAAACTCAGAAAAACATTATTAATTAACACAAACATCGCCCCAACTAAGGTCAGAGGCATAATTCGAATAAAACCATTCTTTATTGCATTAACATGAGGTTGCTTTCCCAATCTAACCGCGAATGGAAGGAGTACCTTTTCAAGCGAAGTGATAAAAAGACTCATAAAAATACCCTCAATTTTTTGAGTGTGCTCCATTCTTAACTTATTACGTTGTATTCATAGCGTTAGTATTGATGGAGTTATTATGTTGTAGAGGTAGTAAATAGCTTATGGGTATTAACTTGCTGTTTGTTTTTTTATAATTGCAACGGCGGCTTTTAGTACACCAAGCCCATCCACTTTTCCGTATAAGAGTGAATCAATGACTTCAACTGGCTTATTAGGTAATAATTTCTGAATATCCGATAACATCCACGCAATTTGCGGGCCCAGCAATATGACATCCGCATCGACACCTTTTTCTGAAGCTAAGCTTTCAGGGAAGGCTTCTATATTGACAGGTACATCGTATTTTTCTGCTTGCAGTCTCATTTTGTTAACTAGCAGTGAGGTAGACATTCCTGCAGAACAAAATAGATAAATATTTTTCTTATTCATTCCTTATCCTTTAATTCGTTCTATTTTTTATTACCGCTGTGACTTATAAATTTTCTTATAGGCTTATCATGTAATCTAACCTTGCACACTAAAGAACATAATTATCTCTAGTTGAAGGGAGTATACTGTCTTCCCTGCACTTACGATAATTCAAACTAGCTAACAATTGTCTCCTATTGACCATCAGCTATGACGACCTTCACATTTATATAAATATTTTGCGTCAATAAAAAAGTTATATTGATATCAAATAATGACAAGAAATGAATTAAAGGTGGGTAATACGACATTTTAATCGAACATTTACAGCCCAAAAAAAGACCCACTTCAACTGAAAGGGGTCTTTTTAAGAAAGAGAAAGTACGAATTAGTTACAAGAAGCTGTTTTGTCGAATTTAATCTCACCAGTTGGTACTAATGCGGCATCAAACTGGCCATCTTCCATTGAAGGGCGAATTGTATAATAACCTTCAATTTCTGCGTAGACAGGCGTACCACCATCAACTCCTGTTTCACCATACGCTTTTTCTAATTCGATGCCAGAAGTTGCGTATTGACGACCACTAGCACACTCTGTGAAGACAGCGGCATCAGCCATATAGCGGTACTGTCCCACTTTTTTACTCGGCTTAACTTGGTCTAATGTATAATTCATCTGTGTTTCAATCGGATTGCCTTCTAAATCCAATAAGGTCACTGATTGGCCATCTTCCGACTGAGCAAAATAAGTACTTTCACCTTTAGGATTAGTTGCACGTAATTTATTATTTTCTATATCCCACTTACCAGTATCATGAAAAGCGGTATCACCATCTCTAGTGCCTAAATAAACCAGTTGTTCAACATAACTACCATCTTGGTTAACTAACAATGTTGCCTCAATACCAGAGCAATCAGCACAAGGTAAAACCCCTGTATAGACTTTATCGACTGGTGCTGCATCAGTATTTTTTGTCGCACTTTGGCAGCCAGCTAACGTAATGCTTCCAACCGCCATTAAGACTAACATTAGTGATTTTTTCATTATAATTCCCTTAAAACCGTGTGTTTTGACTTATTAACCAATATAAGCATCATAGCATTTCATCTAATAAAAATATGGCATACCGAAGAAAATTCGGACATTACTGATCAAATACGTTATGCATTGATTTGGCGAATAAGAATTGTCTTTTTCCCTTCGCTGTGATTATAGTTATTAAAGTTACTATGCTATTATCGTATTAAGCACATTTTTGCTTGGTACAACATGTTCAAGGCGGCAATAACCGCCACTAACACAGTGGTGAGGGAATATGTCTACAGATACTGAATATCAACCTATCAATTGTGATGATTACGAATATCTAGAAATCGCATGCCAACGCCAACTAAAGTTGCAAATAGCACTTAATGACGGCATGAATATTGAGGGGCAGGCCAGTGATTTACTCCTACGAAAAAAAGTTGAGTACCTGATTGTTGAAACACATGAAGGAACCAAGGAGTTAAGATTGGATTGCATAATTTCCTTCAGTCATCCAGAAATCGGCACGATTGTTGTCGACCACTCTCACTAATACTCACGATTTTGAGTCCTTCTATAGCCCCTTATGGTAATCACAGTCATAAGGGGCTTCTCATTAGTGCAATACCTTAAATTCACCCTCTTTTTGCCAATCGATAGCAATCCCCAGAGACGCTTCATCAACTACCCCCTCAGGGGTAATAAAGCACCCTACTGCGGTAATGAGCTGGTCGTTATAATAGATTAATGGCACTCTTTCTCTCATCCATGGCGCTACACCTAATTCTTGCCAGATCTTCTTACTGCTTCTGGAACGATGACGCCCTACAATGTTTAGCGTGCCTTGCAGCCCAAAACGAATTGTCACCATTTCATCTGGTTTGGGCGGACGTATTTGCCCCTCACCTTCCATAACCCGTAAAATTCCCAAGGATCCAGGCAATTTAAAAACCTTAGGAAAGTCCCATTCAAACTGTTGATTTACTAAGCTATTAATTCGCTTAACAACCCACAACGCCCCCTGATAACGACGAATTTCAAATTGCCCTAGTTGGCAAATAGGATCCGCATCCTGACGAGCTAATGCCACTTCTTGCCAAATTCGTTCCAATTGATTAAAAGGTGGCATGGGTAGCTGATGCAACCCAACCCAGCGACGAATAAGTGCATTGCGCTTTGATGATGAGCAGGCTTTCAGGTCATCAATAAATAGCCCGCCTCGATAGTCCATCATGTTTTCAAGGGTGTCTTTTAATAATTCATCGAGTAAGCTTTCTTGCTCCGCACATAGCGCCGCACTACGGGCAACTGCACTAGAAAAATGAGGCCAGCGCTCAACCAAAACTGGCATGACATTCAATCGCAAAAAATTTCTATCATAACGGTCATCTTGGTTACTATCGTCTTCAACCCACGATAATTTCTGCTCTTGCATATAAGCTTCTAGCGCTATACGAGGCGTTGTAAGCAATGGACGTAACAACCATGTTGAGCCACTACACGCGGTAAAAGCTAATACTTCAGGCATTGAAGATAACCCAGCAGGCCCACTGCCACGCTTTAGCGCTAACATGAAAGTTTCTGCTTGGTCATCAAGGTGTTGAGCTGTGACTAACACCTCACCCTCTTGTAACTCTTCTCGGTAAGCCTGATAACGGGCATCTCGTGCCGCAGCTTCAATACCTTTTTGGCTTGAGTCAACCACGACATGTCGGCAAATGAAAGGAATGTCCCACTGTAAACATAATTGAGCACAGTGCTGCTCCCATTCATTTGCTTTACTATTCAACCCATGGTGAACATGAATAGCGCGAATTTCTAGTGAAGGGAGTTGCTGTTGCCGAATAAGATAAAGCGCATGTAATAAAACAGTTGAATCAATACCGCCACTGAACCCCACTAGAATTTTTTGAATACCGTTTATTTTATTGAGAACCCGTTCAACAATGACTTGCGAATGCTGTATCATTTGTTCGCCCTTCTCATAATTTCTGACCATGTTTTTTGGAACCAATACACAAAATACCAGAAATAATTACTAGTAATACCCCTGCAATATAAGCAACTTCAAAAGCATCATTTAAGATTAACACTAACCAGAGTACCGATAATACGGGAGATAAAAATATCACAGAAGCAATTTTTGCTGAATGCCCTGTATTCATCGCCTTGAACCACAAAATATAAGACACTCCATTGATTAAAATGCCATTAACTAATGTTGGCCAAAAAGCGGCTTTTGAAGGTAATCTCATTTCACTGAACAGCATCAATAAGACAAAAGAAGTCAGCGTTGAAAAAATAAATAACCATACGGTACTAATATAAGGGTCAATCGAATATTGGCGGGAGAAAACTGACATTAGTGCGAAACAAAATGCACCACTAAAAACCAGTAATAATGCTGTTGGATTTTCAACATGAAGTTGAGTAATTTGCCCTTTGGTGAAAGTGATAATTACTGCAATAAAGCCAATAATGATACCAACGACTTGTCTTCCCACTAATTTGTCTTTTAGCAATACCACTGATAACAAGATAATAACTAATGGCCAGCTATATTGAATGACCAATACGGCGATACCATTTTCAATGGAATATCCGTAGTACAGTAACAAGTAGAATAAACAATCAAGAAACCCAAGAACAAAGACTTTGATTAGTACATCTCTTGGCAAAATAAACAATTTTGTTAGCCGATATCCTGAAGCAAACGCAACAATAATTACAGATATCGCAGAAATTAAGTTTGACCAGAAAAGGAATTGGAAACTATCCATACCTTCCTGCCCAAAACGAGAGACAATAGGAATAAAGCTCCATATCAATACGCAAGTAAAAGCATATAGCAAATAATTATATTGTCGCACCCTAGTTCCTATCTATTGTTATTCTCAGCAGATGAATAATTTAAATCAAAACACTCTGTTATCATTAAAAATGACTAGCTTAAAAATAAAAAACGGGAGCTGGCAAAAGCAAACTCCCGTTTTTATTAACGATTAGCTGTTAATGATTAACAATAACCATAGTCCATCAGGCGCTGATAGCGACGGTTTTTCAATGCTTCAGCATCTAACGCTTCTAATTCGTCTAAATCTTCAGTCAGGCGTGCTTTTAACTGTTCTGCAATTTCATCATAATTACGATGTGCACCGCCTAATGGTTCAGGGATCACATTATCAATTAATTTTAATTCTTTAAGGCGTGGAGCCGTAATCCCCATTGCTTCTGCTGCTAATGGTGCTTTATCTGCGCTTTTCCACAGAATAGATGCACAGCCTTCTGGTGAAATAACAGAATAAGTGCTGTATTGCAGCATATTGACTTTATCACCCACACCGATAGCAAGTGCACCACCAGAGCCACCTTCACCAATAACGGTACAAATGACCGGAACAGATAAACGAGACATTTCACGTAAATTACGAGCGATAGCTTCTGATTGGCCGCGCTCTTCAGCACCAACGCCCGGATAAGCTCCAGGGGTATCGATAAAGGTAATAATAGGCAAGTTAAAACGCTCAGCCAGTTCCATCAGACGCAATGCCTTACGGTAACCTTCTGGGGCTGGCATACCAAAATTACGACGGATTTTTTCTTTTGTCTCACGCCCTTTCTGATGCCCAATAATCATGACTGGACGGCCATCTAGACGCGCCATCCCACCAACAATGGCTTTATCATCTGCATAAGCACGATCCCCTGCTAATTCTTGGAAATCAGTAAAAATGCGAGAAATATAATCCAATGTATATGGACGACGTGGGTGACGAGCGAGTTTAGCGATTTGCCAAGCTCCTAGATCAGAGAAAATTTTACGTGTCAGTTCAACACTTTTTTCACGTAAACGAGCAACCTCTTCATCTAGGTTGACTTCTAAGTTGTTATCTTGACGGCTAACCGCTGTTAGAGAATCAATTTTCGCTTCTAATTCTGCGATTGGCTGTTCAAAATCAAGAAAATCCAGACTCATAATATTCCTATTTTAGTCAAATTCTAATTCTACCTGCTCACTACCCAGCAGAGTTCGAAGATCGTTCAGAAGAAGATCCACTGGCGTCACACGCCAAACAACACCAAATTTAAGCTTGGCTCTGGCATCATCCTTCTGGTAATACAGATGAACCGGGATCGTTCCTGAACGATGAGGTTCAAGAGTGCTACGAAGCCGGTTCAGCAATTGATCGTTAATTTGTTTATCTGACAGTGAAATTGCAAGTCCTCGAGCATATTTTTCCCTTGCTTCACTAATGTCCATTAACTCACGCACTGTCATTTTATTACCACCATTGAAATCATCAAAGCTGACCTGACCGGTGGCTATCAGGATATTGTCTTTTTCCAACATATGTTGGTATTTATCGAGCGCATCTGAAAATAACATAATATCCAGACGACCGGAACGATCATCAAGCGTACAAATACCAATTCTATTTCCACGCTTGGTTGTAATCACTTTAGCTGAAAGTACTAAACCTACCACAGTTGTCACTTGACCACGAGGGGTGGGGTTCACATCTTTTAATCTAAGCCCGTTAGTATAACGCTCTATTTCGCTCAAGTATCGTGTTATTGGATGCCCTGTTAAATATAAACCAAGCGTCTCGCGTTCACCATCCAATACCACCTGCTCTGGCCATTTAGGTACGCTTGCATATGAACTTTCAACTTGTTCGGGTGCTTCCGCTAAGACACCAAACATATCTGCTTGGCCTATTGCCTCTGCTTTAGCATGTTGGTCAGCCGCTTTTAACGCATCCTCAAGGGAAGACATCAATGCTGCACGGTGAGGGCCTAATCGGTCAAATGCCCCTGCCATAATAAGCTTTTCCATCACACGACGGTTAATTTTTTTAATATCAACTCGCGCACAAAGGTCAAAAATCTCTTTAAATATCCCGCCTTGTTGACGCGCTTCAACAATCGCTTCAATCGGGCCTTCACCGACCCCTTTAATTGCACCGATGCCGTAAACTATCTCACCTTCATCATTCACATGGAAGTGATAAAGCCCACTATTGATATCTGGTGGCAATACTTTTAAGCCCATGCGCCAACATTCGTCAACTAAACCAACCACTTTTTCCGTGTTATCCATATCTGCGGTCATGACTGCTGCCATAAATTCAGCGGGATAGTGGGCTTTGAGCCACAGTGTTTGGTATGAAACTAATGCATAGGCAGCTGAATGCGATTTATTAAACCCATAACCGGCAAATTTCTCTACCAAGTCAAAGATTTTCATTGATAACTCGCCGTCTACCCCGTTTTTGATTGCTCCCTCTTCAAAAACAGAACGCTGCTTCGCCATTTCTTCAGGTTTCTTTTTTCCCATCGCACGGCGCAGCATATCTGCACCGCCGAGTGTGTACCCAGCTAAAACCTGAGCAATCTGCATAACCTGTTCTTGGTATAAAATAATACCATATGTGGGCTCTAGAACAGGTTTTAATGATTCATGTTGCCACTGCACATCTGGGTACGAAATTTCTTCACGACCATGCTTACGGTCAATAAAGTTATCTACCATGCCTGACTGCAGTGGTCCTGGACGGAACAATGCTACCAGTGCGATCATATCTTCGAAGCAGTCAGGACGTAATCGCTTAATTAAGTCCTTCATTCCACGTGATTCTAACTGGAATACCGCTGTGGTTTCTGAGCGCTGCAGCATATCAAAACTTTTTTGATCGTGTAGCGGAATAGCAGCAATATCAATCGGCTCTAAGTTTTTCTTAGCGCGACGCGCGTTGATCATTTCCAACGCCCAGTTAATGATCGTCAACGTCCGTAAGCCGAGGAAGTCGAACTTCACTAGCCCTGCATATTCGACATCGTTTTTATCGAATTGTGTGACGGGGTTATTGCCTTCCGCATCACAATAAAGTGGGGCAAAGTCCGTAATTTTAGTTGGAGCGATAACCACCCCACCTGCATGTTTACCGGCATTTCGTGTGACACCTTCGAGTTTACGCGCCATATCGATAAGCGCTTTAACCTCTTCATCAGCCTCATAAATCTCAGGTAACTGAGGTTCTGCTTCGAACGCTTTTTCCAGTGTCATACCAGGATCTGGCGGCACTAATTTTGAAATTCTATCAACAAAACCATATGGATGCCCAAGTACGCGCCCCACGTCGCGGATAACCGCTTTTGCCGCCATCGTACCAAAGGTAATGATTTGAGAAACCGCCTCACGGCCATACATTTGAGCCACGTGATCAATCACTTGATCGCGTTTTTCCATGCAGAAATCGACGTCAAAGTCAGGCATGGAAACACGCTCAGGGTTCAAAAAACGCTCAAACAGTAAATCAAATTCCAGTGGGTCAAGGTCTGTAATTTTTAATGCGTAGGCAACAAGGGAACCCGCCCCTGAGCCTCGTCCTGGCCCAACGGGTACGCCGTTATCCTTCGACCATTGGATAAACTCCATAACAATCAAGAAGTAGCCGGGGAAACCCATTTGGTTGATTACGTTGAGTTCGATGTCTAAACGTTCATCATACTCAGGACGTCTTTCTGCTCTAATTTTTTCATCAGGAAATAAAAATTCTAAACGCTCTTCGAGCCCTTCTTTAGAGCGCATAACTAAAAAGTCTTCTGTTTTCATATCCCCTGTTGGGAATTGAGGTAAGAAGTATTCACCTAGACGGATAGTTACATTACAACGCTTAGCAATCTCTACACTGTTTTCTAGCGCTTCAGGGATGTCAGCAAACAGCTCACACATCTCTTCTTCGGAACGTAAATATTGCTGAGGGCTATAATTTTTAGGCCTTTTGGGATCGACTAATGTAAAACCATCATGGATAGCAACACGTATTTCATGAGCATCAAAATCACTACTTTCAATAAAGCAAACATCATTCGTTGCAACGACAGGTAGGCCTTTTTTAGTCGCTAACTCGACAGCCGCATGTAGATAACTCTCTTCATCAGGTCGCCCTGTCCTAACCAATTCTAAATAGTAGCTATCTGGAAAATGGGTTTCATAGAATGCAAGGCACTCATCCACTAAGGCTTGATTTCCCCTTAATAGAAATTGCCCGACATCCCCTTTACGGCCACCTGACAGCAGAATCAAGCCGTCTTTGTGCTTGGCCAGCCATTCTCGTTTTATGGTTGGCCCAACCGCACCATAGCCCTTTTGGTATGCTTCAGAAATTAGTAAGGTAAGGTTTTGATAACCTTCATTATTACGTGCCAAAACAGTTAAGTGGGATATTTCATCACCTAATAGTTCACTTTCCACATAAAAATCAGCACCAATAATTGGCTTGATCCCCGCCCCATGCGCTGCACCATAAAACCGGACTAACCCACAAAGGTTAGTAAAATCGGTGATCGCAAACGCAGGCATGCCCATCGAAGCCACTTTTTTAACCAGTGGCCCCGTTTTGGCTAGCCCATCAATCATGGAATAGTCACTGTGGACGCGTAAATGAATAAAACGAGGTGATGCCATCGACCTAATACCTACTTATTGCTGTCTAAAGCTCTTCTCACAGGAGCAAAGCTTTTACGATGGAATTCGGTTGCGCCATACTGCGCCAATTTTTCTAAATGATAAGCCGTTGGATAGCCTTTATGCTTCGCAAAGCCATATTCAGGAAAGGCTATGTCTAGCTCAACCATTTCCCTATCTCTGATCACTTTAGCTAAAATGGATGCCGCGCTAATTTCTTGTACTAAACTGTCGCCTTTAATTACTGCCTGTGAAGGCATTGGCAACTCAGGGCAGCGGTTGCCGTCAATGAGAACATACTCAGGAACAATAGATAAACCTGCAACGGCGCGCTGCATAGCTAACATGGTTGCATGTAATATATTTATATTATCAATTTCTTCTGGCTCTGCGCGGCCGATGCACCAACACAGCGCTTTTTCCTGAATTTCATCAAATAATTTCTCACGTTTTTTTTCGGTGAGTTTTTTTGAGTCTGCCAGCCCTGCAATTGGCTTATTGGGATCAAGGATCACCGCTGCAGTCACTACAGCGCCAACTAATGGACCTCGGCCCACCTCATCAACACCAGCAATTATATTTGCTTTTGGATAGATAAATTCCATTAATTTTTGACCATCTCTAATACCGCTTCAGCCGCTTGTTTATCTGCATCACAACGAATGAGCTGATGTAATTGCAAAAAAGTGAGCTTCAAGTTTTCAACCTGCTCGCCACCATTGAGTAATGGGAGTAACTGCTGTGCGAGTTTATCAGGCTGACACTCCTCTTGGAGTAACTCTTTAACAATCTCTTTTTCTGCTAATAAATTAGGCAAAGAAACATACGGCGTTTTTACTAATCGTTTTGCTAACCAAAAAGTGAAAGGTTTCATACGATACCCCACCACCATTGGGCATTTTGTTAACATGCACTCGAGTGCCGCCGTTCCCGATGCTAATAACGTCGCGTCCGCTGCAATCATCGCATCACGTGCTTGACCATCTAAAATATGGACTGCCAATTCAGGTGCAGTGTTTTCTTTTATCTCATCAAACTGCTGACGGCGTTTTTCATTCACCAACGGCACCACAATATGTAAATCTGGGATATTACGCTGTAATATTTTCGCTGTATTGAGGAAATCTGCACTAAGCATTTCGACTTCGGAATGGCGGCTTCCCGGCAGTAAAGCTAAACATTTAGCATGTTCAGGAATATTCAATCGATGTCGAGCGGCTTGTTTATCAGGATGTAATGGAATGGCATCGGCCATTGTGTGCCCGATAAAACGGCAAGGAACATTAAAACGATCGTAAAAT
It includes:
- a CDS encoding PTS sugar transporter subunit IIB; amino-acid sequence: MNKKNIYLFCSAGMSTSLLVNKMRLQAEKYDVPVNIEAFPESLASEKGVDADVILLGPQIAWMLSDIQKLLPNKPVEVIDSLLYGKVDGLGVLKAAVAIIKKQTAS
- the nlpE gene encoding envelope stress response activation lipoprotein NlpE (NlpE, an outer membrane lipoprotein, interacts directly with CpxA, the sensor histidine kinase of the Cpx system for response to envelope stress.); translation: MKKSLMLVLMAVGSITLAGCQSATKNTDAAPVDKVYTGVLPCADCSGIEATLLVNQDGSYVEQLVYLGTRDGDTAFHDTGKWDIENNKLRATNPKGESTYFAQSEDGQSVTLLDLEGNPIETQMNYTLDQVKPSKKVGQYRYMADAAVFTECASGRQYATSGIELEKAYGETGVDGGTPVYAEIEGYYTIRPSMEDGQFDAALVPTGEIKFDKTASCN
- the rof gene encoding Rho-binding antiterminator: MSTDTEYQPINCDDYEYLEIACQRQLKLQIALNDGMNIEGQASDLLLRKKVEYLIVETHEGTKELRLDCIISFSHPEIGTIVVDHSH
- the tilS gene encoding tRNA lysidine(34) synthetase TilS — protein: MIQHSQVIVERVLNKINGIQKILVGFSGGIDSTVLLHALYLIRQQQLPSLEIRAIHVHHGLNSKANEWEQHCAQLCLQWDIPFICRHVVVDSSQKGIEAAARDARYQAYREELQEGEVLVTAQHLDDQAETFMLALKRGSGPAGLSSMPEVLAFTACSGSTWLLRPLLTTPRIALEAYMQEQKLSWVEDDSNQDDRYDRNFLRLNVMPVLVERWPHFSSAVARSAALCAEQESLLDELLKDTLENMMDYRGGLFIDDLKACSSSKRNALIRRWVGLHQLPMPPFNQLERIWQEVALARQDADPICQLGQFEIRRYQGALWVVKRINSLVNQQFEWDFPKVFKLPGSLGILRVMEGEGQIRPPKPDEMVTIRFGLQGTLNIVGRHRSRSSKKIWQELGVAPWMRERVPLIYYNDQLITAVGCFITPEGVVDEASLGIAIDWQKEGEFKVLH
- a CDS encoding DMT family transporter, with the translated sequence MRQYNYLLYAFTCVLIWSFIPIVSRFGQEGMDSFQFLFWSNLISAISVIIVAFASGYRLTKLFILPRDVLIKVFVLGFLDCLFYLLLYYGYSIENGIAVLVIQYSWPLVIILLSVVLLKDKLVGRQVVGIIIGFIAVIITFTKGQITQLHVENPTALLLVFSGAFCFALMSVFSRQYSIDPYISTVWLFIFSTLTSFVLLMLFSEMRLPSKAAFWPTLVNGILINGVSYILWFKAMNTGHSAKIASVIFLSPVLSVLWLVLILNDAFEVAYIAGVLLVIISGILCIGSKKHGQKL
- the accA gene encoding acetyl-CoA carboxylase carboxyl transferase subunit alpha, translated to MSLDFLDFEQPIAELEAKIDSLTAVSRQDNNLEVNLDEEVARLREKSVELTRKIFSDLGAWQIAKLARHPRRPYTLDYISRIFTDFQELAGDRAYADDKAIVGGMARLDGRPVMIIGHQKGRETKEKIRRNFGMPAPEGYRKALRLMELAERFNLPIITFIDTPGAYPGVGAEERGQSEAIARNLREMSRLSVPVICTVIGEGGSGGALAIGVGDKVNMLQYSTYSVISPEGCASILWKSADKAPLAAEAMGITAPRLKELKLIDNVIPEPLGGAHRNYDEIAEQLKARLTEDLDELEALDAEALKNRRYQRLMDYGYC
- the dnaE gene encoding DNA polymerase III subunit alpha gives rise to the protein MASPRFIHLRVHSDYSMIDGLAKTGPLVKKVASMGMPAFAITDFTNLCGLVRFYGAAHGAGIKPIIGADFYVESELLGDEISHLTVLARNNEGYQNLTLLISEAYQKGYGAVGPTIKREWLAKHKDGLILLSGGRKGDVGQFLLRGNQALVDECLAFYETHFPDSYYLELVRTGRPDEESYLHAAVELATKKGLPVVATNDVCFIESSDFDAHEIRVAIHDGFTLVDPKRPKNYSPQQYLRSEEEMCELFADIPEALENSVEIAKRCNVTIRLGEYFLPQFPTGDMKTEDFLVMRSKEGLEERLEFLFPDEKIRAERRPEYDERLDIELNVINQMGFPGYFLIVMEFIQWSKDNGVPVGPGRGSGAGSLVAYALKITDLDPLEFDLLFERFLNPERVSMPDFDVDFCMEKRDQVIDHVAQMYGREAVSQIITFGTMAAKAVIRDVGRVLGHPYGFVDRISKLVPPDPGMTLEKAFEAEPQLPEIYEADEEVKALIDMARKLEGVTRNAGKHAGGVVIAPTKITDFAPLYCDAEGNNPVTQFDKNDVEYAGLVKFDFLGLRTLTIINWALEMINARRAKKNLEPIDIAAIPLHDQKSFDMLQRSETTAVFQLESRGMKDLIKRLRPDCFEDMIALVALFRPGPLQSGMVDNFIDRKHGREEISYPDVQWQHESLKPVLEPTYGIILYQEQVMQIAQVLAGYTLGGADMLRRAMGKKKPEEMAKQRSVFEEGAIKNGVDGELSMKIFDLVEKFAGYGFNKSHSAAYALVSYQTLWLKAHYPAEFMAAVMTADMDNTEKVVGLVDECWRMGLKVLPPDINSGLYHFHVNDEGEIVYGIGAIKGVGEGPIEAIVEARQQGGIFKEIFDLCARVDIKKINRRVMEKLIMAGAFDRLGPHRAALMSSLEDALKAADQHAKAEAIGQADMFGVLAEAPEQVESSYASVPKWPEQVVLDGERETLGLYLTGHPITRYLSEIERYTNGLRLKDVNPTPRGQVTTVVGLVLSAKVITTKRGNRIGICTLDDRSGRLDIMLFSDALDKYQHMLEKDNILIATGQVSFDDFNGGNKMTVRELMDISEAREKYARGLAISLSDKQINDQLLNRLRSTLEPHRSGTIPVHLYYQKDDARAKLKFGVVWRVTPVDLLLNDLRTLLGSEQVELEFD
- the rnhB gene encoding ribonuclease HII, which produces MEFIYPKANIIAGVDEVGRGPLVGAVVTAAVILDPNKPIAGLADSKKLTEKKREKLFDEIQEKALCWCIGRAEPEEIDNINILHATMLAMQRAVAGLSIVPEYVLIDGNRCPELPMPSQAVIKGDSLVQEISAASILAKVIRDREMVELDIAFPEYGFAKHKGYPTAYHLEKLAQYGATEFHRKSFAPVRRALDSNK
- the lpxB gene encoding lipid-A-disaccharide synthase — translated: MNNSRPLTIGLVAGETSGDILGAGLIRALKEQIPDARFVGVAGPLMQAEGCEAWYEMEELAVMGIVEVLGRLPRLLSIRKDLTQRFTELQPDVFVGIDAPDFNITLEGRLKSKGIKTIHYVSPSVWAWRQKRVFKIGRSTNLVLAFLPFEKAFYDRFNVPCRFIGHTMADAIPLHPDKQAARHRLNIPEHAKCLALLPGSRHSEVEMLSADFLNTAKILQRNIPDLHIVVPLVNEKRRQQFDEIKENTAPELAVHILDGQARDAMIAADATLLASGTAALECMLTKCPMVVGYRMKPFTFWLAKRLVKTPYVSLPNLLAEKEIVKELLQEECQPDKLAQQLLPLLNGGEQVENLKLTFLQLHQLIRCDADKQAAEAVLEMVKN